The Maylandia zebra isolate NMK-2024a linkage group LG7, Mzebra_GT3a, whole genome shotgun sequence genome contains a region encoding:
- the LOC101487553 gene encoding CD81 antigen yields MAVTGCTKCIKYMLFFFNFIFWLAGGVILGVALWLRHDSQTSNLLILQFDDQQAPGTFYISVYILIAVGAVMMLVGFLGCYGAIQESQCLLGTFFFFLVILFACEVAAAIWGFMNRDTISKELINFYDSAYIKAMDVSGSATKDSAIKVLDVFHKTLDCCGKGDDTALFLQLATTLCPTKSPEDFQLRSQSCHYKLIELFSEKLYVIGLAALVVAVIMIFEMIFTMVLCCGIRNSPGVY; encoded by the exons CTGGCCGGAGGTGTGATCTTAGGAGTGGCTCTGTGGCTACGCCACGACAGTCAGACCAGCAACCTCCTCATTCTTCAGTTTGATGATCAGCAGGCACCGGGCACCTTCTATATCA GTGTGTACATACTGATAGCTGTGGGAGCTGTTATGATGCTTGTGGGCTTCCTTGGATGTTATGGTGCCATTCAGGAATCTCAGTGCCTTCTGGGCACA ttcttcttctttttggtgATCCTATTTGCCTGTGAAGTGGCTGCAGCAATCTGGGGTTTCATGAACAGGGACAct ATCTCCAAAGAACTGATCAATTTCTACGACTCTGCGTACATCAAGGCTATGGATGTGTCTGGGTCTGCCACTAAAGACAGCGCCATCAAGGTGTTGGATGTCTTCCACAAAACG CTCGACTGCTGCGGTAAAGGAGACGACACGGCTCTCTTTTTACAACTTGCCACCACCTTATGTCCTACAAAGTCTCCAGAGGATTTTCAGTTGAGATCTCAG AGCTGTCATTATAAACTgatcgagctcttctctgagaaGCTCTACGTCATCGGTCTGGCCGCCTTGGTCGTTGCTGTCATCATG ATCTTTGAGATGATCTTCACCATGGTGCTCTGCTGCGGGATCCGCAATAGCCCCGGAGTATACTAG